A single genomic interval of Balaenoptera musculus isolate JJ_BM4_2016_0621 chromosome 14, mBalMus1.pri.v3, whole genome shotgun sequence harbors:
- the SOCS6 gene encoding suppressor of cytokine signaling 6, with protein sequence MKKISLKTFRKSFNLNKSKEEADFMVVQQPSLASDFGKEDSLFGSCYGKDIASCDLNSEDEKGGKSRSKSESLMGTLKRRLSAKQKPKGKGGAPSGGSADEDTFSSSSAPIVFKDVRAQRPMRSTSLRSHHYSPTPWPLRPTTSEETCIKMEVRVKALVHSPGPGPALNGVRKDFHDLQADTACQEQTNSLKSSESQDGDLHLHLEEHVPVVIGLVPQDYIQYTVPLEEGMYPLEGPRGYCLDGSSPMEVSAVPPPGGGGSFPEDENQVDPDLVVAPEIFVDQSVNGLLIGTTGVVLQSPRASPDDAPPLSPLLPPLQTNQIQRNFGGLAGSDAHVAESMRCHLNFDPNSAPGVARVYDSVQSSGPMVVTSLTEELKKLAKQGWYWGPITRWEAEGKLANVPDGSFLVRDSSDDRYLLSLSFRSHGKTLHTRIEHSNGRFSFYEQPDVEGHTSIVDLIEHSVRDSENGAFCYSRSRLPGSATYPVRLTNPVSRFMQVRSLQYLCRFVIRQYTRIDLIQKLPLPNKMKDYLQEKHY encoded by the coding sequence ATGAAGAAGATTAGTCTTAAAACCTTCCGGAAGTCTTTCAACTTgaataaaagtaaagaagaagCGGATTTTATGGTTGTACAACAACCATCACTAGCCAGTGACTTTGGAAAAGAGGATTCCTTATTTGGTAGCTGCTATGGGAAGGATATAGCCAGCTGTGATCTCAACAGTGAAGATGAAAAAGGCGGGAAGAGTAGATCAAAAAGTGAAAGCCTAATGGGTACGTTGAAAAGACGGCTCTCTGCGAAACAGAAGCCGAAGGGCAAGGGCGGCGCGCCCTCCGGGGGCTCCGCGGACGAGGacaccttctcctcctcctcggcCCCCATCGTCTTCAAGGATGTGAGGGCGCAGAGGCCCATGAGGTCCACCTCCCTGCGCAGCCACCACTACAGCCCCACGCCGTGGCCCCTGCGCCCCACCACGTCGGAGGAGACGTGCATCAAGATGGAGGTGAGGGTCAAGGCCCTGGTCCACTCGCCCGGCCCGGGCCCGGCCCTGAACGGCGTGCGCAAGGACTTCCACGACCTCCAGGCCGACACCGCGTGCCAAGAACAGACGAACTCGCTCAAGAGTTCCGAGTCTCAGGATGGGGACCTGCATCTCCACCTGGAAGAACATGTGCCTGTCGTTATCGGACTCGTGCCTCAGGACTACATTCAGTACACTGTGCCTTTGGAGGAGGGGATGTACCCTCTGGAAGGACCGCGCGGCTATTGTCTGGACGGCTCCTCCCCCATGGAGGTCTCCGCGGTCCCTCCTCCAGGGGGAGGGGGCTCCTTCCCCGAAGACGAGAATCAGGTAGACCCGGACCTCGTGGTGGCCCCAGAGATCTTCGTGGACCAGTCGGTGAACGGCTTGCTGATCGGCACCACGGGAGTCGTGCTGCAGAGCCCGAGGGCGAGTCCCGACGACGCCCCGCCACTCTCACCGTTGCTACCTCCCCTGCAGACGAATCAGATCCAAAGGAACTTCGGCGGGCTCGCCGGCTCGGACGCCCACGTGGCCGAAAGTATGCGCTGTCACTTGAATTTCGATCCTAACTCTGCCCCCGGGGTTGCCAGAGTTTATGACTCGGTGCAGAGTAGTGGTCCCATGGTCGTGACAAGCCTTACAGAGGAGCTGAAGAAACTGGCGAAACAGGGATGGTACTGGGGCCCCATCACTCGCTGGGAGGCAGAAGGGAAGCTGGCCAATGTGCCGGATGGTTCTTTCCTTGTTCGGGACAGTTCTGACGACCGTTACCTTTTAAGCTTGAGCTTTCGCTCGCATGGCAAGACCCTTCACACTAGAATCGAACATTCAAATGGTCGGTTTAGCTTTTATGAACAGCCGGACGTGGAAGGACACACGTCTATCGTGGACCTGATCGAGCACTCGGTCAGGGACTCCGAGAACGGGGCCTTCTGTTACTCCAGGTCTCGCCTGCCGGGCTCGGCCACCTACCCCGTCAGGCTGACCAACCCGGTGTCGCGCTTCATGCAGGTGCGCTCCCTGCAGTACCTGTGCCGGTTCGTCATCCGCCAGTACACCAGGATAGACCTGATTCAGAAGCTGCCGCTGCCAAACAAAATGAAGGACTATTTGCAGGAGAAGCACTACTGA